One Euzebyales bacterium genomic window carries:
- a CDS encoding 3-isopropylmalate dehydrogenase, whose amino-acid sequence MATDTTDSATPAASTDLQIAVIAGDGVGPEVTNEALKSLRVAATRYGFSVDTTTYDLGGQRYLRTGDVLPDSILEELAEHDAILLGAVGTPDVPPGVLERGLLLRLRFAFDQYVNLRPVRLLPGVESPVAGLTPEQCDLVVVRENTEGAYTGAGGTLYRGTPAEVATQESINTRHGVERVARFAFELARRRRGELTLCHKTNVLTHAGDLWQRTVDEVAADHPDVTVGYTHVDAACLYLVTDPGRFDVVVTDNLFGDIITDLGAAVQGGMGLAASGNLNPTGAAPSMFEPVHGSAPDIAGTGQANPVAAVLSVALCLEHLGHDKAAAAVGDAVAAILPQLGSMAGDRMGYSTKEIGDRIAQAVASSAT is encoded by the coding sequence ATGGCCACCGACACGACGGACAGCGCGACGCCCGCTGCCTCAACCGATCTGCAGATCGCTGTCATCGCGGGTGACGGCGTCGGGCCGGAGGTGACCAACGAGGCGTTGAAGTCACTGCGCGTCGCCGCGACCCGGTACGGCTTCTCGGTGGACACCACCACCTACGACCTCGGCGGCCAGCGCTACCTGCGGACCGGCGACGTCCTGCCCGACAGCATCCTCGAGGAACTGGCGGAACACGATGCCATCCTGCTCGGGGCGGTCGGCACACCGGACGTGCCGCCCGGGGTACTCGAGCGGGGACTGCTGCTGCGCCTGCGGTTCGCCTTCGACCAGTACGTCAACCTGCGTCCCGTGCGGTTGCTTCCGGGCGTCGAGTCGCCTGTCGCCGGGCTGACGCCCGAGCAGTGCGACCTGGTGGTCGTGCGCGAGAACACCGAGGGCGCGTACACCGGCGCCGGTGGCACGCTGTACCGCGGGACGCCCGCCGAGGTCGCGACGCAGGAGTCGATCAACACCCGACACGGTGTCGAGCGTGTCGCCCGGTTCGCCTTCGAGTTGGCCCGGCGTCGGCGTGGTGAGCTGACGCTGTGCCACAAGACCAACGTGCTCACGCACGCGGGTGATCTCTGGCAGCGGACCGTGGACGAGGTGGCGGCCGACCACCCCGACGTGACCGTCGGCTACACCCACGTCGATGCTGCGTGCCTGTATCTGGTCACCGATCCGGGCCGCTTCGACGTGGTGGTCACCGACAACCTGTTCGGCGACATCATCACCGACCTGGGCGCCGCGGTGCAGGGTGGCATGGGCCTGGCGGCCAGTGGCAACCTCAACCCGACCGGTGCCGCACCCAGCATGTTCGAGCCCGTGCACGGCTCGGCGCCGGACATCGCCGGCACGGGACAGGCCAACCCGGTCGCGGCCGTGCTGTCGGTCGCGCTGTGCCTGGAGCACCTCGGTCACGACAAGGCGGCCGCGGCCGTGGGTGACGCGGTCGCGGCGATCCTTCCGCAGCTGGGGTCGATGGCTGGGGACCGCATGGGCTACTCGACGAAGGAGATCGGGGACCGGATCGCCCAGGCGGTCGCGTCGAGTGCGACCTGA
- a CDS encoding GNAT family protein, translating into MASRLHGAHVTLRPATDTDAEPLTHILSLPEVTRWWPRYDHARVRDVLVESTEMTVYVIALESRVIGSVQYVEEPARDYRHASLDLFLDPEEQGKGLATDAVRTLVRHLIYDRGHHRVAVYPAVDNEPAIRTFSRVGFRSVGVMRQYERALDGTWQDCLLMDLLEEDI; encoded by the coding sequence ATGGCATCCAGGCTGCACGGAGCGCACGTGACGCTGCGTCCGGCCACGGACACCGATGCAGAGCCGTTGACGCACATCCTCTCGCTGCCGGAGGTCACCCGGTGGTGGCCGCGGTACGACCACGCCCGGGTGCGCGACGTGCTGGTCGAGAGCACCGAGATGACGGTCTACGTGATCGCGCTGGAGAGCCGGGTCATCGGGTCGGTGCAGTACGTGGAGGAACCGGCGCGCGACTACCGGCACGCGAGCCTCGACCTGTTCCTCGACCCCGAGGAGCAGGGCAAGGGCCTGGCGACCGACGCCGTGCGTACGCTCGTGCGTCACCTGATCTACGACCGCGGCCACCACCGGGTGGCCGTGTATCCGGCGGTCGACAACGAACCGGCGATCCGCACGTTCTCCCGCGTGGGGTTCAGGTCCGTCGGTGTGATGCGGCAGTACGAGCGCGCCCTGGACGGCACCTGGCAGGACTGCCTGCTGATGGACCTGCTCGAAGAGGACATCTAG
- a CDS encoding NUDIX hydrolase: protein MPSGSSAIQAAGGVLWRADDDARRCAVIHRPKYDDWTLPKGKLDPGETHEQAAVREVHEETGWRAEVGVGLGEVHYFHNGRPKTVIYWAMQAVDGRFQPNDEVDELRWMVPDLARALLTYDRDREVLDRFLAADVAG, encoded by the coding sequence ATGCCGTCGGGCTCGAGCGCCATCCAGGCCGCGGGCGGTGTGTTGTGGCGTGCCGACGACGACGCCCGACGCTGCGCCGTCATCCACCGGCCCAAGTACGACGACTGGACGCTGCCCAAGGGCAAGCTCGACCCCGGCGAGACCCACGAGCAGGCCGCGGTACGCGAGGTCCACGAGGAGACGGGCTGGCGCGCCGAGGTCGGCGTCGGGCTGGGTGAGGTCCACTATTTCCACAACGGCCGTCCCAAGACCGTCATCTACTGGGCGATGCAGGCGGTCGACGGCCGCTTCCAGCCGAACGACGAGGTCGACGAACTGCGGTGGATGGTGCCCGACCTGGCCCGGGCGCTGCTGACGTACGACCGCGACCGAGAGGTGCTCGACCGGTTCCTCGCCGCGGACGTCGCCGGCTGA
- a CDS encoding sigma-70 family RNA polymerase sigma factor: protein MPQIVEEMPLHDHVQLYLREMARTALLTAEEEVDLAKRYEAGLEAHRLISTTQDLVRTRLVQLRQVLRDGERAKERLVQANLRLVVSVAKRYQGQGLPLLDLIQEGNLGLLRAVEKFDYRRGYKFSTYATWWIRQAVGRGVADKGRTIRLPVHMMERVRRALSMQRDLAESLGREPAIEELAEELGEDVETVEELLTYARTPTSLETPVGEDGDAELGDFIEDRNADDPMEVAAKGMARRELLDVVAGLPERERIILELRFGLLDGEARTLDDVGRYFGLTRERIRQLEARALSKLRHPSRGRALSDTAA from the coding sequence GTGCCACAGATCGTTGAGGAGATGCCGCTCCACGATCACGTGCAGTTGTACCTGCGCGAGATGGCGCGGACCGCGCTGCTGACCGCTGAGGAGGAGGTCGACCTCGCCAAGCGGTACGAGGCCGGTCTCGAGGCCCACCGCCTGATATCGACGACCCAGGATCTCGTCAGGACCAGGCTCGTCCAGCTGCGTCAGGTCCTGCGCGACGGCGAGCGCGCCAAGGAGCGGCTCGTGCAGGCAAACCTTCGCCTGGTCGTCTCGGTGGCGAAGCGCTACCAGGGTCAGGGCCTGCCACTGCTCGACCTCATCCAGGAGGGCAACCTCGGCCTGCTCCGGGCGGTCGAGAAGTTCGACTACCGCCGCGGCTACAAGTTCTCGACCTATGCGACCTGGTGGATCCGTCAGGCCGTCGGCCGCGGCGTCGCCGACAAGGGACGCACGATCCGACTGCCGGTCCACATGATGGAGCGTGTGCGGCGCGCGCTGTCGATGCAGCGCGATCTCGCGGAGAGCCTGGGTCGCGAACCCGCGATCGAGGAGCTCGCCGAGGAGCTCGGCGAGGACGTCGAGACGGTCGAGGAACTGCTCACCTATGCTCGCACGCCGACCTCGCTCGAGACGCCGGTGGGCGAGGACGGTGACGCCGAGCTCGGCGACTTCATCGAGGACCGCAACGCCGACGACCCGATGGAGGTCGCGGCCAAGGGCATGGCCCGCCGTGAGCTGCTCGACGTGGTCGCGGGACTCCCCGAACGCGAGCGCATCATCCTCGAGCTGCGGTTCGGCCTGCTGGACGGTGAGGCGCGCACGCTCGACGACGTCGGCCGCTACTTCGGCCTGACGCGCGAGCGCATCCGGCAGCTCGAAGCACGGGCGTTGTCGAAGCTGCGCCACCCCTCCCGGGGTCGTGCGCTGTCCGACACGGCCGCCTGA
- a CDS encoding phage holin family protein, whose translation MDEWEMTDTDNSGQPPPGSRYTFGAKPTVGAATAFKAVAQDTSELVRAEIDLAKAELTHGLKANGIGLGMGIGAAVLMWLAVQGLLIFFGFLLALWVPGWAAALIVTVVLLVIAAILGLMARSKLGTPVSVDQAKTNVQEDVAWLKTHLPGR comes from the coding sequence ATGGATGAGTGGGAGATGACGGATACCGACAACAGCGGCCAGCCGCCCCCGGGCTCGCGGTACACCTTCGGCGCCAAGCCGACGGTCGGCGCGGCAACTGCGTTCAAGGCGGTCGCCCAGGACACCTCTGAACTGGTGCGCGCGGAGATCGACCTGGCCAAGGCCGAGCTGACCCACGGCCTGAAGGCCAACGGCATCGGGCTGGGTATGGGCATCGGCGCCGCGGTGCTGATGTGGCTGGCGGTCCAGGGCCTGCTGATCTTCTTCGGTTTCCTGCTGGCGCTGTGGGTGCCGGGGTGGGCTGCGGCGCTGATCGTGACCGTGGTGCTGCTCGTGATCGCCGCGATCCTCGGGCTGATGGCGCGCAGCAAGCTGGGCACCCCGGTGTCGGTCGATCAGGCGAAGACGAACGTGCAGGAGGACGTGGCGTGGCTCAAGACACACCTGCCAGGACGGTGA
- a CDS encoding DUF4235 domain-containing protein — protein sequence MAQDTPARTVNAADGLLPQHEAVRAARERLGRDLDVFNDEIRAEMGRAMEKTVWKIAATGAAVLASIAVRNLLMALWRGVVKTEPPNNPADPATGWGEAVAWTAATGLVIGVARMVASRGAAAGWRRATGTLPPGLQDVA from the coding sequence GTGGCTCAAGACACACCTGCCAGGACGGTGAACGCGGCCGACGGGCTGCTCCCCCAGCACGAAGCGGTCCGTGCCGCCCGCGAGCGCCTGGGGCGCGACCTCGACGTGTTCAATGACGAGATCCGTGCAGAGATGGGACGGGCGATGGAGAAGACGGTCTGGAAGATCGCTGCGACGGGGGCCGCGGTGCTGGCCAGCATCGCGGTGCGCAACCTGCTGATGGCGCTGTGGCGTGGCGTGGTCAAGACCGAGCCACCCAACAACCCGGCGGATCCGGCCACGGGCTGGGGGGAGGCGGTCGCGTGGACCGCGGCCACCGGCCTGGTCATCGGCGTCGCGCGCATGGTGGCCAGCCGGGGTGCGGCCGCCGGCTGGCGCCGTGCGACCGGCACCCTGCCGCCGGGCCTCCAGGACGTCGCCTGA
- a CDS encoding SNF2-related protein: MFSPCPGLPSDGRLLWYHPRSGRAPVAQVAELGIVAEPSTASLYMPGGDRVARSDHPVAASRVSDALPGMLELGGTGWATVDTYARTARLAVGLIAEHQLAPVLTGVGDDVVANWQALLPSGSMATDALAALADALPPAGHALPWQDGEVWDPWALLRTFVDAVADALVRPSVPADDGRSRPRARLLPWTARWQEAGTDPRNAVVPLGAERGEILAGVREWIRPYERPRTDHVPELVLAPPADPADAWSLRFGLRGRDGTDLPAAQVWRDADAHPEHIEDLLAALARAARVCEPVERALDERQPQAARLDSTDAWRFIDETAPVLGDAGYRIVLPETVAELRPRLQLGDHDGTGPRDGTVQARWLATIDDEVVGAEVVADLLAPDVPLVHWSGRWVRITPAVRAQWRERAGADTRIPLIEAIGLAVAGVGASRAVAGVSDETRVVAIGPLAPVVDRLRRGGVGERRVPVPSGFRGELRGYQRDAVDWLRMMRELGLGAVLADDMGLGKTVMLIAHLLDRPQGPHLVVCPTSVVTNWEREIARFAPGLTVYRHHGPERVDRVLDPTGVVVTSYGTLRRDIDMLASVDWQVTALDEAQQVKNPETLGARAVRRLRSVHCVALTGTPVENRLRELWSVLDLTNPGLLGARSTFDRRFARPVERRGDHRVRAQLRRLIAPFVLRRTKSDPRVAPDLPPRIERTVACAMSDEQRRRYAATIDEFRREGILGRSGMAYRGAVLALLTRLKQICDHPALGAGGTPTVGRSGKLAVTRQLIAEATQAGERVLVFTQFVGMARILVDDLSSALATAIPILHGGLSASVRQNVVDLFQGQTDQPAPPVLVASLRAGGTGMNLTAATQVIHYDRWWNPAVEDQASDRAHRIGQTDRVLIHRLMAVGTLEERIDALLASKREMASAVVGSGETWITELEPDALLELVELSDGTGAAREMVTADAGTPSAGAP, from the coding sequence GTGTTCTCGCCGTGCCCTGGGCTGCCGTCGGACGGTCGTCTCCTGTGGTACCACCCGCGGTCCGGGCGTGCGCCCGTCGCGCAGGTGGCCGAGCTCGGCATCGTCGCGGAGCCGTCCACCGCATCGCTGTACATGCCCGGCGGCGACCGGGTCGCCCGCTCGGACCATCCCGTCGCCGCGTCGAGAGTGAGCGACGCGCTGCCTGGCATGCTCGAGCTCGGCGGCACCGGATGGGCGACGGTTGACACGTATGCCCGGACCGCCCGCCTCGCGGTCGGACTGATCGCCGAGCATCAGCTCGCGCCGGTCCTGACGGGAGTCGGAGACGACGTCGTCGCCAACTGGCAGGCGCTGCTGCCGAGCGGGAGCATGGCCACCGACGCGCTCGCGGCGCTGGCCGATGCGCTCCCGCCGGCGGGACATGCGCTGCCGTGGCAGGACGGCGAGGTGTGGGATCCCTGGGCGTTGCTGCGCACCTTCGTCGACGCCGTCGCCGACGCGCTCGTGCGTCCGTCGGTGCCCGCCGACGATGGCCGATCCCGGCCACGGGCGCGTCTGCTGCCGTGGACGGCGCGGTGGCAGGAGGCCGGCACGGATCCCCGCAACGCCGTCGTGCCGCTCGGCGCCGAGCGCGGCGAGATCCTGGCGGGCGTGCGCGAGTGGATCAGGCCCTACGAGCGGCCGCGTACCGATCACGTACCAGAGCTCGTGCTCGCGCCTCCCGCGGATCCCGCGGATGCCTGGTCACTGCGGTTCGGGCTGCGGGGCCGCGACGGTACGGACCTCCCGGCCGCGCAGGTGTGGCGTGACGCCGACGCGCATCCCGAGCACATCGAGGACCTGCTGGCGGCGCTGGCGCGCGCGGCGCGGGTCTGCGAACCCGTCGAGCGCGCGCTTGACGAGCGCCAGCCGCAGGCGGCCAGGCTCGACAGCACCGACGCCTGGCGGTTCATCGACGAGACCGCGCCCGTGCTCGGCGATGCCGGGTACCGCATCGTGCTTCCCGAGACCGTCGCGGAGCTCCGCCCGCGCCTGCAGCTCGGGGATCACGACGGCACTGGGCCGCGTGACGGCACCGTGCAGGCGCGCTGGCTCGCGACCATTGACGACGAGGTCGTCGGTGCGGAGGTCGTCGCGGACCTGCTGGCGCCGGATGTGCCGCTCGTCCACTGGAGCGGACGGTGGGTCCGGATCACGCCGGCGGTGCGTGCGCAGTGGCGCGAGCGTGCTGGCGCCGACACCAGGATCCCGCTCATCGAAGCCATCGGGCTCGCCGTCGCCGGCGTCGGTGCCAGCCGTGCGGTTGCCGGTGTCTCCGACGAGACGCGGGTGGTCGCGATCGGACCGCTCGCACCGGTGGTCGACCGGTTGCGGCGGGGTGGCGTCGGCGAGCGGCGGGTGCCCGTGCCGTCCGGCTTCCGCGGCGAGCTGCGCGGCTACCAGCGCGACGCGGTCGACTGGCTGCGGATGATGCGTGAGCTGGGCCTCGGTGCGGTGCTGGCCGACGACATGGGGCTCGGCAAGACGGTCATGCTGATCGCCCACCTGCTCGATCGGCCCCAGGGACCGCACCTGGTCGTCTGCCCGACGTCGGTCGTGACCAACTGGGAGCGGGAGATCGCGCGCTTCGCGCCAGGGCTGACCGTCTACCGCCATCATGGCCCTGAACGCGTCGATCGCGTGCTCGACCCCACCGGCGTCGTGGTCACGTCCTACGGGACGTTGCGCCGCGACATCGACATGCTCGCGTCCGTCGACTGGCAGGTGACCGCACTCGACGAGGCGCAGCAGGTCAAGAACCCCGAGACGCTGGGTGCCCGGGCGGTCCGCCGGCTGCGGTCGGTGCACTGCGTGGCGCTGACCGGGACGCCGGTCGAAAACCGTCTGCGCGAGCTGTGGTCGGTGCTCGATCTCACCAACCCCGGCCTGCTCGGCGCGAGGTCGACGTTCGACCGCCGGTTCGCCCGGCCCGTCGAGCGCCGCGGCGACCATCGCGTCCGGGCGCAGCTGCGCCGGCTGATCGCGCCCTTCGTGCTGCGGCGTACCAAGTCGGATCCGCGGGTGGCGCCGGACCTCCCTCCACGCATCGAACGCACCGTCGCGTGCGCGATGAGCGACGAGCAGCGCCGGCGCTACGCGGCGACCATCGACGAGTTCCGCAGGGAGGGCATCCTTGGCCGCAGCGGCATGGCCTACCGCGGTGCCGTGCTGGCGCTGCTGACCCGGCTCAAGCAGATCTGCGACCATCCGGCGCTCGGCGCCGGAGGGACCCCCACCGTCGGACGGTCCGGCAAGCTGGCCGTCACGCGGCAGCTGATCGCGGAGGCCACGCAGGCGGGCGAACGGGTGCTCGTGTTCACCCAGTTCGTCGGGATGGCACGGATCCTGGTCGACGACCTGTCGAGCGCGCTCGCCACCGCGATCCCCATCCTGCACGGTGGGCTGTCGGCGTCAGTTCGTCAGAACGTCGTGGACCTGTTCCAGGGACAGACCGACCAGCCCGCCCCGCCGGTGCTCGTCGCGAGCCTGCGCGCGGGGGGGACCGGGATGAACCTGACCGCGGCCACGCAGGTCATCCACTACGATCGGTGGTGGAACCCGGCGGTCGAGGACCAGGCATCGGACCGCGCGCACCGCATCGGACAGACCGACCGCGTCCTGATCCACCGGCTGATGGCCGTCGGCACGCTCGAGGAGCGCATCGACGCCCTGCTGGCGTCGAAGCGGGAGATGGCCTCGGCGGTCGTCGGTTCGGGTGAGACGTGGATCACCGAGCTCGAGCCCGACGCGCTCCTCGAACTGGTGGAGCTCAGCGACGGCACCGGCGCCGCACGCGAGATGGTGACGGCCGACGCCGGAACACCGAGCGCGGGTGCCCCGTGA
- a CDS encoding crosslink repair DNA glycosylase YcaQ family protein: MRVLRADQVRRIALAAQGFDRPRPGGRIDIRHVRRVLRHLDLLQIDAVQTVERSQYLPLFSRLGPYPRHLLDETAYRRRELFEAWAHEASLVRVERWPTLGPRRGHWSSRKAARLEAERPGYIARVRDEVSARGPLSVGDLSEPGERTGPWWGWSPGKAALEALFAWGEVAIAERRGQMRTYDLAERVIPDRIRAQPTPDRDAAHRELLLAAAEALGVATADDLADYYRLGVAETRPALDGLVRDGLLEPVTVEGWDRAAFRASGARLPRRIRAAALLTPFDPLVWYRDRAERVFGFHYRLEFYVPAPQRRYGYFVMPFLLGDALVARVDVKADRRTGVLRIPGAFVEPGVDVADVAGPLLDELHLLADWLDLDGVAIAGDRPLDVALRHAAGRPRGAFNGVTTAS; encoded by the coding sequence ATGCGTGTGCTGCGAGCCGACCAGGTCCGCCGGATCGCATTGGCGGCGCAGGGCTTCGACCGGCCGCGGCCGGGTGGACGCATCGACATCCGCCACGTGCGCCGGGTGCTGCGGCACCTCGATCTGCTGCAGATCGACGCGGTGCAGACCGTCGAGCGCTCGCAGTACCTCCCCCTGTTCTCACGCCTCGGGCCGTACCCGCGGCACCTGCTGGACGAGACGGCCTACCGTCGCCGTGAGCTGTTCGAGGCCTGGGCGCACGAGGCGAGCCTCGTGCGGGTCGAGCGCTGGCCCACCCTCGGCCCGCGCAGGGGTCACTGGTCCAGCCGGAAGGCGGCCCGGCTGGAGGCAGAGCGCCCCGGCTACATCGCGCGGGTCCGCGACGAGGTCTCGGCCCGCGGCCCGTTGAGCGTGGGTGACCTGTCCGAGCCGGGGGAGCGGACCGGGCCCTGGTGGGGCTGGTCGCCCGGCAAAGCCGCACTCGAGGCGCTCTTCGCCTGGGGTGAGGTCGCGATCGCGGAGCGTCGCGGACAGATGCGGACGTACGACCTCGCCGAGCGGGTCATCCCCGACCGGATCCGGGCGCAGCCCACGCCCGACCGCGATGCGGCCCACCGGGAACTGCTGCTGGCGGCGGCCGAGGCGCTGGGCGTCGCCACTGCCGACGACCTGGCCGACTACTACCGCCTCGGTGTGGCCGAGACGCGTCCGGCGCTGGACGGTCTGGTCCGTGACGGCCTCCTCGAGCCGGTGACCGTCGAGGGCTGGGATCGTGCCGCGTTCCGCGCGTCAGGCGCGCGGCTGCCACGACGCATCCGCGCCGCGGCCCTGCTGACGCCGTTCGACCCGCTCGTGTGGTACCGCGACCGGGCGGAGCGGGTGTTCGGCTTCCACTACCGGCTGGAGTTCTACGTGCCCGCGCCGCAGCGGCGGTACGGCTACTTCGTCATGCCGTTCCTGCTCGGCGACGCGCTCGTCGCCCGCGTCGACGTGAAGGCGGACCGCCGGACAGGGGTCCTGCGGATACCCGGCGCCTTCGTCGAACCAGGGGTGGACGTCGCCGACGTCGCCGGCCCGCTGCTCGACGAACTGCACCTGCTCGCCGACTGGTTGGACCTGGACGGGGTGGCCATCGCCGGCGACCGCCCGCTCGACGTCGCGCTCAGGCACGCGGCGGGGCGCCCGCGCGGGGCGTTCAACGGCGTCACCACCGCATCGTGA
- the leuD gene encoding 3-isopropylmalate dehydratase small subunit codes for MQPVTTITGTMLPLDRADVDTDQIMPKQFLKRIERTGFGEFVFHDWRRDPDFVLNDERYAGANVLVTGPNFGSGSSREHAPWGLQQYGFDAVIAPSFADIFRSNCDQIGLLTVALPVDRCRELIALATDEPAATVRIDLPEQVVVTGLGTDHFEVDAHTKRLLVEGLDPIALTLRREQQIATFEARRPSFMPVTAI; via the coding sequence ATGCAACCGGTCACCACGATCACCGGGACGATGCTCCCGCTCGACCGGGCCGACGTCGACACCGACCAGATCATGCCCAAGCAGTTCCTCAAGCGGATCGAGCGGACGGGCTTCGGCGAGTTCGTGTTCCACGACTGGCGCCGCGACCCCGACTTCGTGCTCAACGACGAGCGGTACGCCGGGGCGAACGTGCTCGTCACCGGGCCGAACTTCGGTTCGGGCTCGTCACGGGAGCACGCACCGTGGGGGCTGCAGCAGTACGGCTTCGACGCGGTCATCGCTCCCTCGTTCGCCGACATCTTCCGCAGCAACTGTGACCAGATCGGTCTGCTGACCGTCGCGCTGCCCGTGGACCGCTGCAGGGAGCTGATCGCGCTCGCGACCGACGAGCCGGCGGCCACGGTCCGCATCGACCTGCCGGAGCAGGTCGTCGTGACCGGACTGGGCACCGATCACTTCGAGGTCGACGCGCATACCAAGCGGCTGCTCGTCGAGGGTCTGGATCCCATCGCGCTGACGTTGCGGCGCGAACAGCAGATCGCCACGTTCGAGGCGCGTCGACCGTCGTTCATGCCGGTCACGGCGATCTGA
- the leuC gene encoding 3-isopropylmalate dehydratase large subunit: MPDTPRTLVDKIVDAHVVADDDGPALLYVDLHLVHEVTSPQAFEGLRLADRPVRRPELTLATMDHNVPTTDRSQPVADELSAAQIEALRRNCDEFGIRLFDLHSRRQGIVHMIGPELGVTQPGMTIVCGDSHTATHGAFGALAFGIGTSEVEHVLATQTLMQARPRQMAVEVDGELPFGVTAKDVILSIIGRIGVDGGVGHVIEYRGSTIAGLSMEGRMTICNMSIEGGARAGLVAPDETTFVYLKGRPHAPRGDDWDAALEHWRSLPTDPDATFDRVEHFDATTIAPTVTWGTTPAMSVTVDGHVPTPEETADADQTRRALDYMGLRGGEAITDIQPDRVFLGSCTNARIEDLRAAARVVDGQKVAGGVRAMVVPGSYPVKLQAEAEGLADIFTEAGFEWREPGCSMCLGMNPDILAPGERCASTSNRNFEGRQGRGGRTHLVSPAMAAAAAIHGHFVDVRELGDSGRGGDRHHMNGAA, from the coding sequence ATGCCGGACACCCCGAGGACGCTGGTCGACAAGATCGTCGACGCCCACGTCGTCGCCGACGACGACGGTCCGGCGCTGCTCTACGTCGACCTCCACCTCGTCCACGAGGTCACCAGCCCGCAGGCCTTCGAGGGCCTGCGGCTGGCCGACCGCCCCGTGCGGCGCCCGGAGCTGACGCTGGCGACGATGGACCACAACGTCCCCACGACCGACCGTTCCCAGCCCGTCGCCGACGAGCTGTCCGCCGCGCAGATCGAGGCACTGCGGCGCAACTGTGACGAGTTCGGGATCCGTCTGTTCGATCTGCACTCCCGGCGGCAGGGCATCGTGCACATGATCGGGCCCGAGCTCGGGGTCACCCAACCTGGCATGACGATCGTGTGCGGTGACAGCCACACGGCAACCCACGGGGCGTTCGGTGCGTTGGCGTTCGGCATCGGCACCAGTGAGGTCGAGCACGTGCTGGCGACCCAGACGCTCATGCAGGCACGGCCCAGGCAGATGGCGGTCGAGGTCGATGGTGAGCTGCCGTTCGGCGTCACGGCCAAGGACGTGATCCTGTCGATCATCGGCCGCATCGGCGTCGACGGCGGGGTCGGCCACGTCATCGAGTACCGGGGCAGCACGATCGCCGGCCTGTCGATGGAAGGCCGGATGACCATCTGCAACATGTCGATCGAGGGGGGCGCTCGTGCGGGTCTCGTCGCACCCGACGAGACCACGTTCGTGTACCTGAAGGGCCGGCCGCACGCGCCCCGGGGCGATGACTGGGACGCCGCTCTGGAGCACTGGCGGTCCCTGCCGACCGATCCCGATGCGACGTTCGACCGGGTCGAGCACTTCGACGCGACGACGATCGCGCCCACGGTCACGTGGGGCACGACACCGGCGATGAGCGTCACGGTCGACGGCCACGTCCCCACCCCCGAGGAGACGGCCGACGCGGATCAGACCCGGCGTGCGCTGGACTACATGGGCCTGCGCGGTGGGGAGGCGATCACCGACATCCAGCCGGACCGCGTGTTCCTGGGGTCGTGCACGAACGCACGCATCGAGGACCTGCGTGCGGCGGCCCGGGTCGTCGACGGACAGAAGGTCGCCGGTGGCGTCCGCGCGATGGTCGTTCCGGGGTCGTACCCGGTGAAGCTGCAGGCCGAGGCCGAAGGGCTGGCCGACATCTTCACCGAGGCCGGGTTCGAGTGGCGCGAGCCCGGCTGCTCGATGTGCCTGGGCATGAACCCCGACATCCTGGCACCCGGTGAACGGTGCGCGTCGACCTCCAACCGCAACTTCGAAGGCCGGCAGGGCCGCGGCGGGCGGACCCACCTGGTGTCGCCGGCGATGGCCGCCGCCGCCGCCATCCACGGCCACTTCGTCGACGTCCGCGAGTTGGGCGACAGCGGCCGGGGCGGGGACCGCCATCACATGAACGGAGCCGCCTGA